Proteins encoded in a region of the Oscarella lobularis chromosome 5, ooOscLobu1.1, whole genome shotgun sequence genome:
- the LOC136187403 gene encoding LIM/homeobox protein Lhx5-like — MQCAGCSQVIADRFVYRVQEQVWHGTCIRCVQCRATLTERCFSRDGKFFCKNDFYRTYGAKCFGCREGISPEDLVRRAGKRVYHVGCFKCTACGRLLDTGQRYAALGDYELLCSCSTTFVTGGAGGDVGGDGKGADDEKTATAPNDEMTVVDDSGPSEKSDEQRDCDDGSTSTKEPTSAPSSEGRRRGPRTTIKAKQLDMLKTAFDQNPKPSRPTREKLAKSTGLTMRVIQVWFQNRRSKERRLKQLDELAKPPGTATSPYQEGQLFQHMLSPATPGLSPSIYYKQTPPGYASGPPLLPDPHTPDNQLGNSGTGRGGFIPPLSKSFAQFSPPPPPPPTPSQYAAPMSSKTPMGTPTTGTAFPFPESQQPILPPVASSPPPPPTPPPTHAWQSGYGDTAQVGTAHQVRWPHHVSYNSSYH, encoded by the exons ATGCAGTGTGCCGGATGCTCGCAGGTCATCGCAGACCGATTCGTATACCGCGTACAAGAGCAAGTATGGCACGGGACTTGCATTCGCTGCGTCCAGTGCCGAGCGACGCTCACCGAGCGCTGCTTCTCGCGCGACGGAAAGTTCTTTTGCAAGAACGATTTCTACAG GACGTACGGTGCAAAGTGTTTTGGATGTCGCGAAGGCATTTCGCCGGAGGATCTCGTGAGACGTGCCGGAAAGCGTGTGTACCACGTAGGCTGCTTCAAGTGCACGGCGTGCGGTCGCCTTCTCGACACCGGTCAGCGCTACGCGGCGTTGGGCGACTACGAGCTGCTCTGTTCCTGCAGCACGACGTTCGTCACCGGTG GTGCGGGGGgtgacgtcggcggcgacgggaaaggagccgacgacgaaaagaccGCGACGGCACCGAACGATGAAAtgaccgtcgtcgacgattcgggACCGAGCGAAAAAAGTGACGAGCAGCGAgactgcgacgacggatcgacgtcgacgaaagagcCGACGTCGGCTCCGTCGTCGGAGGGACGGCGACGGGGACCTCGAACGACGATCAAGGCCAAACAGTTGGACATGCTCAAGACGGCGTTCGATCAAAATCCCAAACCGTCGCGACCGACGCGAGAAAAACTAGCGAAATCAACCGGTTTGACGATGCGCGTCATACAGGTTTGGTTTCAGAATCGTCGCTCGAAAGAGCGACGACTCAAGCAGCTCGACGAGCTGGCCAAACCGCCGGGAACGGCGACATCGCCGTACCAGGAAGGACAACTATTTCAGCACATGCTATCGCCAGCAACGCCGG GACTCTCACCGAGCATCTACTACAAACAAACTCCACCTGGTTATGCTTCAGGACCGCCGCTACTACCCGACCCTCACACGCCAGATAATCAATTAGGGAATTCCGGTACTGGCCGCGGCGGATTTATACCGCCGCTATCTAAATCGTTCGCTcaattttcgccgccgccgccgccgccacctaCTCCGTCGCAGTACGCCGCTCCAATGAGTAGTAAAACACCGATGGGAACCCCCACGACGGGAACAGCGTTTCCGTTTCCAGAATCGCAGCAGCCTATACTGCCTCCCGTCGCTTCATCCCCGCCGCCACCtccaacgccgccgccaacgcACGCTTGGCAAAGTGGCTACGGAGATACCGCTCAAGTGGGTACCGCACACCAAGTTCGCTGGCCTCATCATGTTTCATACAATAGCAGCTACCACTAA
- the LOC136187832 gene encoding protein HGH1 homolog: MCIRARGSGRAPSRGMNDLVDFLRVDANEASKRVALDYALGLTASRDGRRIFVVRPTLIDALLELTRDRALATDAFAALINLAAEDETRAIMSTCDCAERLVDSLTTSNDSAFDACRCSSNFTRSEDGAREFVRLFREGRKFHDVVDEFCDDRRSSRESSTTDYFVWILANVTQIDEGRRLVLDKTRKILQRLLPFIDFSRSSHSRRRGVVSMIRNCCFETEYHDWLLGYHVDLLPHLLLPLAGPEEFDEEDMKALPDDLQYLGEDKTREPEADIRKMLLESIMQLCSTKKGRLFVKEKNTYVIIRELHRQEEDASVSRTCESLINLLISDEPEKGMDDLRKVTIPKDVEETFAQEQSISINT, from the exons ATGTGCATTCGCGCGCGGGGGAGTGGTCGCGCTCCGAGTCGTGGAATGAACGACCtcgtcgactttcttcgcgtcgacgcgaacgaagcgtcgaagcgAGTGGCTCTCGACTACGCACTCGGTCTAACGGCGAGTCGAGACGGGcgtcgaattttcgtcgttcggcCGACGCTCATCGACGCCTTGCTCGAATTgacgcgcgatcgcgcgctGGCGACCGACGCCTTTGCCGCTCTCATCAATCTGGccgccgaagacgaaacCCGAGCAATAATGTCGACGTGCGACTGCGCGGAACgactcgtcgattcgttgacgacgtcgaacgactcgGCGTTCGATGCCTGTCGATGTTCGTCGAATTTCACGCGATCGGAGGACGGCGCGCGCGAGTTCGTACGTCTCTTTCGCGAGGGTAGAAAAtttcacgacgtcgtcgacgagttttgcgacgatcgtcgttcgagtCGCGAAAGTTCTACGACGGATTATTTCGTTTGGATATTGGCTAATGTAactcaaatcgacgaggGACGACGACTCGTGCTCGacaagacgagaaaaatacTTCAACGTTTGTTACCTTTTATTGACTTTTCCCGTTCAAGTCATAGCAGGCGACGAGGTGTTGTCAGCATGATCAGAAATTGTTGCTTTGAAACAG AATATCATGACTGGCTGCTTGGTTACCATGTGGACTTGTTGCCTCATCTTCTCTTGCCTTTAGCTGGGCCTGAAGAGTTTGATGAGGAGGACATGAAAGCATTGCCAGATGATTTGCAGTACCTAGGCGAAGATAAGACGAGAGAACCGGAAGCCGACATCAGAAAAATGTTGCTCGAGAGCATAATGcag CTGTGTAGTACCAAGAAAGGTCGGTTATTCGTCAAGGAGAAGAACACTTACGTTATTATAAGAGAGCTGCACCGACAAGAAGAGGATGCCAGCGTCAGCAGAACGTGCGAGAGTCTGATCAATTTGTTAATCTCTGATGAACCTGAAAAGGGAATGGACGATCTTCGCAAAGTAACGATTCCTAAAGACGTagaagaaacgtttgctCAAGAACAAAGCATTTCAATAAATACCTAA